CTTCCCTATGCAAATGATCCGCGTGGCCCGTATCGAACAGACAGAGCTCGACAACCTCCCGACCCGCGCACCGTGCAGCGATCGGAATCCCTGCAACGGCTGCAGCAATGGAAAAGTCAGACTCTCGAACGCCAGGGGAGATCACGATCAGACTTGTCAACTGTCGAAGAAGTTCCCCGTGCTAACTATCGCAACTACCAGCAGGACAATGGCTCTAGTTCCAATTACTCGGCCGAACACCGGAAGGGAGTGTACCCAGATTCGTACAAGACTTTACCCAGACACATGCAAACGGGACAGCTAAGTCCTAAATACAACGCCAGCCCTCCGAGCGAAGACTCGTGGCACATCTCCACCCTTCCTCGTAACAACAGCACTGGTTACAAGTCGGCGCAGGACCAGTACTATCAGAACTATGCACGGCAGCAGGCCTGGCAGCACAACACACCTGCAGACCCAAAAGAGTTGAAGAGAGAGGAGTCCATGCGTCAGCTGTCAGACTGGAGACAACGCACTTTGTCGAGTACAACGTCACAGGGCTCAGGGCCTAGCTCAGGTAATGACAGATTATTCCATTTGAAAAATGTATGGGAGAGGTAGGGAAAATAATTCCCGTTCATTTTTGTGAGCATAATTCTTTTCCTGAGTCCATAACCATTCCTTAAAAGCCACAAAAAATATTCTGGGAATGGTATGTGATAAACGGGTAATAAGATAAACTTTACAAAAGTTACTCATCAAAGCAACTAGGTTTTGTTAacatgtttcagacagcatctaCTGTCTTTGAGAAAAATCTTGACCTCATTAACACATCAATTCATAGTTTTGGTTAGATATCTGTTAGCCTCTCAGTCATTGACAAAAAATAATTGACAGTTCCTAGAATCTTTCCAGTTGCTTTGACTATCTTTTGTATTGAATATTGacttttcatttcaaaaagACTCCTTGTCTTCACACTACTGGTACTGACATGTTGTTGTCTGCTTCAACAGGGCCAGACCAGAGCAGAAATTATCCGGAGGTGAGAAGAAGGGAGCCCACAGATGCGATGCGAAACTCCCGTCCCGTGTCGGAACACTTCAGGTTCCCGGCGGAGACAAGATCAGTGGACGCGGTCATGAGGACAGCAAGGCCGGTGTCGTCGTTCTACCCCACGACAGGGGTGGAGTCCCCACCCCCCACCAGACCTCCCCTCCCCGCAGCATACAGACACCAAGAGTGTGAGTACTCATTTGTATACCTTATAATGCACACTCTTACATGCTAACTTGTAATCGTGTTTGTGCAACATTAGACAATTCTGTTTCTGGGTTACATAAATCACTTGATCCTAGTATTTTGTGTCACCTAAGATTCATTGAAGTATGTTACAATAATGTTAAGCCGAGGTAATATGACTGGTTCAGTAAGGATGCCTGCCATGAATTGTAGTGTAAACAATTTATCATCTACATCCTGAAATCATCTTAAGGATTCTTTACCTTAATTGATAGCAAGGAACAAACTGTTGTACTGGTGTTAGTGAGCACTTACAGAGTACTTGATCTTGTAAGCGAAGGGCTGATGCTGAACGTTGACagataaaagtacattgtatattcataCCGTGCTCAAGGAGGCACCTCAACCACATTAATTGGGTACCACTGGCTGGCAAAATGcaccagatattattattatcattatcatactCAGAACAAAGTTGTTGTAAATGGTctgacatttcagacagcatttgCTGTCTTatttcagtcactgacaaaactcatatacatgtagttgcttaTAAGTGATTTTTGTATTGACTATCTCATTAcatagatgtctaaccttcatcaatgccCTAATGTATGTATCATCTGGTCCTGTGTTTGTAGATGGGACAGACCTCCCTGATGCCGCTCCCAGCAGAAACTATCACACAGCGATACAAGAAGCACCCAAGGTGTCTCATGTAGCATACAACCATGTGCCGGAGACCAAGAAGGAGAAAGATGATGATTCTTACAGTTTGGGGGTAAATACCCAATTAGTGTTAAATTGAATGTCATatggcatacatgtaaacagaaGAAGTTTGAAACTGTAGGAACTCACAGCATCATTTATGGGCTTTATCAGTTTTAAAAAAGATTGATAATGGGTTGGAGAAGCAAGTTTTCTCCAACAACTTTCTTTATttctaattaattttttttgggaAATGAATCCTGTTAGATTTACTCTTTTCTACTGATAGTTAACACCTTTCTCTGAGTGATGTGAGACAAGGCATAAACCTGTAGGGAAGACTTCACAAAGCTTTGTggtaaaacaataaacaataaattatgataaaaaGACATACATTTATCTTTGCCACAACAGGACATCGATGACGTGTTTGCCAACGAGGTCCCCCCCAGCTCACGGCCCAACTACAAACTCACCTCATCTGACCTCATGGGCAAATCGGTAAGTCAAAGATTTTTAAAGGATACAGCCAAAAATTTGGTAtgttaaaaaagacaaaagttTATATTGTTATCCTAAATCATTAGTGGTGTCATGTGGATGAGCAGCTAGTATATAAGACACAAGAATGTCTAGATAAGGGAACTTCACAAAACTTATCCTCATTCCAACCATTTGAAGTATAAGGATTTATGTGGAGGTAGAAGGAGAGGCTCCGCCTTCAAATACCATGTCCTAGACATATTGGATAAGCAACTCACTGCCTCTATGGCCTCAAAAGGCTATGGAACCTTAACTTACCCTGTTGccatgttgcccccctcccccagcatGAGGAGCTGACCCTGCTGCTGATCCAGCTGAAGAGAGACCAGGACCAGCTGGTGGAGGAACACAATGATGCGCTCTCCAAAATGATGGCCTACACCAGGTGAAACCCTCTGTTCATTTGCCCCattagttgtagtagtagtagtagccattttttattatactgctgctggggtccctgacacaggggtaggcagcagtcagctagtcttcacaccgcgcttccatGAGGCTCTGTCCAGTGAGTCCAACTCTGAGCTTCAACTTCATGATTTGCCTTGATGGCCGGACAAATGATTAAGTCCATGATTTTTTCAGTACATGGAAGACTTATTGCCATTATAATGTTTACCCAATAGCAGCTAATGTAGTAAAGTCAGTGTGTCCACAAAATGGGAATTGACGTGTTGTGACAACAAcctgtatgtgtgtatagaAGGCAGATGATTATATCTGTGCTTTGTTTACCCAACAACTGGTGTATGTCTGTAATACTCTGTATGCAGAAGAGGAATCCCAAAGAACAGACCTTATATGCCACTCACGTTGTTCTGTCTCTGTTTGTTATTGAAGGGCCGGCGCTAGCGGGCTCCACTCCCCACACGATGAGGAGGAGAGATGGAAACAGTATGAGGAGCTGAGGAGGAAGTGTGAGGAGTCCGAGAGAAAGGTGAGCTGGTTAAAACGATTCTTAAGGAGCTGTCAGGTTCTAGAATGACAAATTTTGGGGTTAAGAATTCAGGATATCTTGTCTTAAGGATACATGTTCATGTGCATATTTCTGAACATCAGCAAACCAGATTcattgtatgtgtatatgtgatggaacttgttttcttttccacaaATGAATGCACAGTGTTTTTAGAAGGTGTCAGTTCATTTTTGAGTCATTGTTTCAACCTTACAGCTGTTTCAGggttgtcatacatgtacatgtcattcaGGACTTTTTCTTGCCCATTTTTGATGCAGCTGAATGCCAGTAAGCCCATGCTGAGCCTGGTTTCCAACATGGTGAAGTTAGGAGATCTGTACAACACACCTGACAACAGGCATAACAAACAGTACGatcaggtaagacaggtgtcaCTGGACGTACCATTTACATTCACTACACACCTGTGCTTGTTGAACTTTGTGACCCGATGCAATTCTATACCATCGTGCAAGGACAGGTTAGGTACAAATGTGAGGTCAAAACATTGTAATGCAAATTTCAACTCCTGGATGTTCGGAGAATTTCTGAAAAGTCGTGGCTTTATACCCGACTTGAATTGAAAGTTTATTCTACATTTAGAAACAATATGGATTTGTCATAGTCAGAGTATATATAGTTTTACAAGATGGAATGTTTCTCAACCAACTCCATACATTCTCCCCTGGGTTGTTCTGTAAAGAACAACAGTTACTATGAACAAAGGGCTTACAGTTTGAATACTGATTACTTTTTCACCAGTTTGGAAGGCGGACGAACCCTGAGCTGTCCAACAGGGAGCAGTTTGAGTTCAGCAGACAGTTGGAGGAACAGCAGGTGGGAACAGCAAACTCTGGTCTGCAGCACAGCCCCAGCGACGACAAACTGGTCaatgtaagtactgtaaatgttaacatttttgcTGAGGTTTTATGTTTTTACCCCAAGGTCTTCGCCACGGACTTACAACCACTGTGAGATGCTTGTTCAGTCTTTTGACCACATACCCCCTCATTTCCACCaagaatttaaaaccactgtgtgtgaacactccattttgtCTCCAACACAAAACTGCAAACTCCAAAATCCATTCACAAGTCATGTTACAGCCTCCTACCTGCAGTGCTGCTGCTGGGCAACAGGGGCATGTGTTCACTGAAGTTTATTGGTGTCAAGTTTATGTTTGAGCTTGGTTAGCTCAGCAAATGCAGGTCTGCAGCACAATCCCAGCAATGACAATCTTTTCAATGCAAGTATTGCACCTGCAGTATTGCTGTTGGGCAACAGGGGGCGTGTGTGCACTGCAGTTCATCAGTACACagtgtaacagttgtattttaGAAAATGCTGGTCTGCAGCAAAGCCCTAGCAATGACAACTAGTCTCAATGTAGCTTATTTGTAAGTAAGGTGCTGTTACCTGCAGTGATGCTCTCACATGATAGGGGGCATGTGTGAAGCATTGCTTAGGGCATCTTTTAGTGAGTTgaatcttgtttcttttttaaacAGATAAAGTCCATGAGAATCCGAGAGCTGGATGGCCACATGCAGGAGCTGACGGCACGGGTGACAGTTCTGAAGGAAGACATGGTATGAGATTTTCTGCCTTTGATGTTGAAGTTCACATTCAGCAGTACCACAGATACTTATTCTGTTAAATGAAATGTCATATCCTATAGCATAGTAAACACCACCTCTGCTAAATAGCCAGCCAGCATTCCATCATAAGAGCAGTAAGCCTTTACCATCCTATAGAAACACACATACTGGTGTTACATTATCCTACCTGCAGTGCTGCTGCTGGCCAACAGGGGGCGTGTGTGCACTACAGTTCATTGGTGTTTAGCTTATGTTTGAGCTTGTAGGTTAGCTCAGCAAATGCACACATATCCTTGACTGAAGATTACaaaatttactttttttcaaaagcaaacATGTACTGTTGTAGTTTTGTAGCTAACAGTTGTGACATGATTACAGGAAAACTTGGAGAGAACGCTACATTCCACCAGTAAGAAGATGGCGCAGTACCGAGACCAGCCGCACGAGAAGGACCGCTACGCCAGCCTGCAGGCAGCCATCCAATCAGAGATCAGCAAGGTTAGAGCTGACCTCGCACAGGAGTCAAAGGTGATGGTTGGTGTATtaacagcccccccccccccccaacactaCCCTTAACACTATCCCCTTAACAGCCCTCATAAACAGCCCACCAAAACACCCCCTTGATATCTTCCTATCACTACCCCCCTCTTAACAGCCCCCAGAATTGCATACTTAATCTAGAGCTGTTCTCCCAGAATCCAGACGTTTTGGGTTGGAACCCCTTGCAGGTCCCAGTGTGCTGCCAAACAAATTGGTTCAGATACAATGTCAGTTCTTTGGTTGGCAATTCAGGTAGACATAAGGAATATACAGATCCTATATTACCAACACTGACCTACATATACAGATGGTATTTCAAACCCTGAATATTTTGTGGACCATGTTATCAGCTTTCATATTTCTCCTAGTATCTAAAACATTTCCTTCCATGTTAACCTGTAGAAGCTTGAGGCGTTCTCTGGTGAGCACGGCCAGCTGACTAACGAGCTGAGGGCGGTGCACAGCCGACTGTGGGACGACTCCACCTCAACCACCGCCAGCTCTCCTTCTAAGGTATGTGTGCTGTAAAAGGTCCGGATAAGTATCTGAGGCCTTAGAAGGAGTTATATTCCTACTGGTTAAAGTATGTGCTGTATTAGACCAATAAACTTGAGAAGTGATGTACTTTTCTTTGACAAGTTGACAGTTGATGGTTACATctttttttgtatgaaattgtaatgaacatttatttttttctcattcatTTTCTCTCATTACCTTTTTTGCTTGTAGATGGAAAACCCATTCATATAttcatgaatttacagtaactagaTTTTTTCtgcaatgtatgtaaaatttcTCTTCTTTTAACTTCATTCCCAGGCCTCAGAGAAGGCTGCGATGAAGAACcgactgcagcaggacctggcCCATGTACAAAACATGATGTCAGGCCTGGCTCAGCAGAGGGACAGGCTGGAGGGGCACGTCAACTCTATCAGGCAGCAGTTCTCAGGTAACGTACAGTATCTTCTCTTCACCCTGATGGTGATTGGTTTTAGACCTCTGAGTTGCCTGCTTTGTTGTGAAAGTTTTCATACTGCTCTTTCCTCAACTATTACTTTTATTTATTAATTGCCTGAAAGTTCTAAGGCTCTGCTGTCCATATGATTCTCTGATTTTATCCAGCCACCTTTTCCTTGGCTTGGTGGCTGGTCTTTTTTTTTGGGAGCATTGAATGATATTGCATGCTTTTGTCAGCATGGTACATATTGTACTATCCCCTCTCTCTTATATAGTCACATGTTAGGTTAGTCTAATCTCACATGAATAACTCTTTTTacatacgccaaatagcagttactcaagcaactggatatgattttggaaacggtcagacgttcaaATAACATCCACTATTTTTCGTCAGTTAAACTAAGTCAGTGTCAGTGActaaagatagtggatgctgtctgaaacatctgactgtttccaacatcatatccagttgcttgagtaactgctatttggcatatcgtATTACCTAGTAGATGTCTCACCTTTATCGATGTAACTCTCTTTACCTCCCAGCCGGTGCTGACGGCCCGTTTGTGGAGACTGACCTGGACACGGGGATCCAGCACGACCTGCGGGCTGCAGAGCAGGCGGAGAGGGAACACCAGAACAGTGCTCAGGCACGTGAGGAGGCACAGCAGCAGAGATCTGTGCCTACCATACTGGTGAGTCAATGAAACTACAACTGTCATTTGTCTTTGAAGGATCATATGCTAACtttctgtgtttgtatgtttgtgcatCTTGTGCTTTTTTGTAAAGTTTCTGCCTTGTGTTAATGCCTGAAATTTTGAGAAGCAGTCCTGGCAACAAGAATAAAGACATGTGATCTCTCTAATTGTCCTCTTTGTAAAGATGAAATGCTAAAGGAGGGCATCTATTTTCTTAATGTATGTATGACACATCTTCAGTTTATTTTTAAAACTCCTTAATGTTGATTCCTTGCCTCCCAGGTTCACAGGCCTGAAAACAACGCAGAGCCAAACCAGAACTCGGGCGCCTTTAAAAGCTCGCTCAGCGTACGCCAGCTGAAGAGGGAGTCTGCAGAGCGACGCTCCCGTGACAGACAGCACGGCCTGGACAGAGAGGTCGTCGGTGGGGAGGCGGACGGAACTGAGAGGTCACGGAGTCCACCGAAGAGGAGCAACACTCTTCCAGGAAGACCAAGAGGTACTTTTCTTAtcaacaaaaatagcaaaagaaaGTTTTTTCTTTTATGGACTTTATTTCCAATGATAcaattactgttacagttacagtttgCAATGTTGAAGATACATGATAGTGATAAATTTCTAGTATTTGCCGTATCTACAATAAACCTCTCAGCTCACACTCATGCTTAAATAGCAGAGTAATGTTTCCTTTATACTTACTGTATCTATATTGAAAATAAATTCAAGTTAACATTTTCATTAATGTCAACAATTTTGGAACCAGTTCTGCACAAGAAAAGTCCAATTGTTTTTCTAACTGTCTTTGGTAATGTTTACCTTTTTTTACCgttgcaatggccgagtgggtagagtgtttcccttgcattcagtaggttgtgagttcgatccccggccgagtcataccaaagacttcaaaaatggtacatgctgctttctctgcttagcactcagtacTAATgcggaagagtatgggagttaaacacaattttttttttatcactaccagtggacaaGCCTCCTGCTTTAGtcgcttgcacaaatgtgtggtcCATGAGCTACAAAAATGGAGATAgacgccacccctaagcatctgttacagatgtacgggcaactttaactaaACTTTTAACTTTTTGGTAACTTGAATTTAAATTAAATTTTTCCAGACCAGTCCATCAACAACATGACAGCCCGGAGCCTGAAGCGTGTGTCTCGATCCAGCAGTGACGTCTCCCGATTAAGAATTCCATCAACGTCCTCTTCTGAGGTATGTCTTTCACTCTGTCATACATACAATCTTCCATGTCACTTTTATGCATGTTCACGTCAAAATATCTAATTTTGCGTGTTatgccttttttttcaatttttttaataagACATTGAAAATGCCAAGGAGGTCAAGAGTCTATCATAAAGCTGTCCAAATTTGATTGATGTCTAAAGACTCACAAAAAGTACTTACATCACAGGGGGATGCGTGTCATTTGCATTAATATTCAAATCATTTGATGCGTCAGAATATGGAAGTACATAGAATACATTCCAAAGTTGATGCAAACCACACGTGTCCCTCCGATTTAAGCATTTTAGGTGAGTCTGAATTCGTTTTTTGATTCTGAGTAGCTGTGTTTCGTCGCCTGTCTTTTCTCCTTGGGATTTCCAACATTATGACTAGTGCACCGTATCTAACTTCACCATAACAACAAGCACATGTCCAGGTGACTAACacgtgtgtggtgtgtgtgtgtcccgCGTAGGGAGGGCGGAGGCGCAAGCCCAGCGCGGCGGAACGTCTGttcggtggtggtggtgggatATCACGCAGTGCCGTGGACCTGAGAACCCTCGGTCAACACGACCAGTCCGGCCGATCTAAAACTTCTAAGGGCACTACTTCCATCCTCAAAAAGCCCAGGGTAAGCTGGCTGCACCCTCCAGTTAGAGGGGTCCAAGTCAAGCTCATTCTCTGCTTTTGGTTATCATTATTTTGGGGTGGTGTAAAATTAGGTGCTAGTAGGGAAAGtggaaaaatatttcaaaagcaTATGCTGTGTAGACAtgattttgcatttgtatttgttGGCTTCACTGTTCTTTTTTAATTAATTTTTTGATGGGTTATATCAGAATGTTGAAGGTGAAACCTCACAATTTCTCAACACCATTTTAGTGTTATCTAACTCTATCCTCTCATCATTTTTTAAGATTgactgtcatttttttctgttttttggtTTTCTGTTTCATGGTATTCCATCTGTATTTAGTTATAGTTTATGTTCAGGTAACAATAAACAATCCCTTGTCTGTTACATTCCCTGTATTCCCACTTTTAAGAGATGGTCACAGACAAAACAATCTTCTGACCATGTTCTCAAATCTGGTTTTGCTCACTATGAAAGATGACATATCGTGTAGCTTGATCAAAAGGTTtaatttggtttggtttgctATGATACGTATCTCCATTAgggactgatatgtcactattaaTCCTGGAGTCCAAGTGAATTATGTAACTCACAGTGTAGACACAAACAGGGCATAGGCACAAACTGTATTTTGAATATCCTATAATTGCTGTTGTATATCTAACAGAAGACAAAACCTCGGCCAGACTTCTCGGCGCCAGTTGAGCCGTTCCACGGCACCACTGATCTGGAGGTGTCACCGCCAGAGAACAGCCCCAAGATCTTTGAGACAGACATCGAGCCAGTGGAGTTTGATCTGGACTGGAACAGAGAGGTATGAGTAGAGCACCTGTAACCCAAACAataggagctaattgactcatttgcatcaaccttgTCTTGCCTTACCTTGGTTTCCCATTGGaattcaaaattgtcttcagcttgactttgtcttaccttgtttgctattggacatccaaaattgtcttcagctcttttgcattcataaatagggtataaaagaccagtttctccaagatcacttcagtgtcacggatgaaagatggtggatgccacctgaaacgtctgaccggttccaaaatcttatccagttgcttgagtaactgctttttggcatttcCTTGTGCTTATAATCTGAAAGGAGAAGGATTGGAGACATAACATTTACTCTTATAGATCTCAAGCATAGTATCAAGAAAGCCAATCAAGAAAGGATTGTGcaatttttaacacattttcCCTTCCCACGCCTAGCTGTTACCGCCCTCCAAGACGGTGCTCATCCCTGAGCGCTACGTGTCGGACACAGAGTCGGAGGACTCGCTAACCCCCGAGGAGCAGGCACAGCGCAGACGCAAGGCAGCCAAGTTCCAGAAGCTGCTGTCCAATTACAGGTAAGGTATTATTGATGTCGTCTGGTATTCTAAGGACTAGTATTCAACACTGCTTCCAATGGAAGAAAATTAGAAATGTGTCACGAAAGTCAAAATGTTCTAGAAGCTGCTGTCCAGTTACAggtaaggtctcattgatgtcgTCTGAAGAACTTTCAACAAAACTAGTATTGATCACTACTTCCAATACAAgaaaattagaaatgtaacttgtaAGCCAAGGGGTAATAAATGTGTAAGAGGTAAGTTTGATAATAATGACATTGCTAGGTCTAGTTTAAGGTTAAGAAGTGTCAAAACAATCCTAGATAGATTTTTATGAATTATAGAATATTAAGGTAGTAAGTTTAAGAGACGAACCATGCTTTGATTATAGATAATTTTGTGAGTGAGAGAGGTAAGGCTTATTTTCAGGCTATTTTGTTACTACACATTTTGTTTACCACACAGAGTAGCCCCAATTGTGAAAGGCTTTTTGCACTTGTGTTCCTCAAGTCTTCTTaattctatcatagcatttttcaGTAAGCCTGTTTACAATATTCATGTCTTTTCTCCTACAACAGCATGCAGGACCTGTCTAAAGCCAActcagagagagagaagaaggACCGCGCCCACATCCTGTCCATGCAGGCCGCCCTCGCCTCACAGGTCACAAGGGAGAGCCGCAAGCTGGCGCGCTCCCCGCACCTGGAGCGTAAAACGTTCGCGGTGCCTGAGGACAGGGGCACCTATCTCTAGTGTAGCGTATCTGCTCACTGTAGATACTCTCATAGCAGGGCAATTCAACCCTCTTTAGCCGCGCAGTCACATTCTTTGTAGATCGTTGTACAATTTTTGTATTGTAGGAAGTTCATGCAGGTGGCGACAGAGTCAACCACCATCAAGGATCTAAGACAACCTTTTTGGTAAGAGGACAGCTGAATTTTAAATTACACATGCACAACTATACTGACAATGCCTTCAGTCAGTTTGTCATCGTACAATGATCATATGAAGAATATGACTGCTTCCGTAGCTTTAACTACTGTTGTTGCTAAATCTTGGAGACATCGAGGGATCTTGACACAAAACAAGATGCAACTTCTGTTGTAA
The sequence above is drawn from the Branchiostoma floridae strain S238N-H82 chromosome 4, Bfl_VNyyK, whole genome shotgun sequence genome and encodes:
- the LOC118413179 gene encoding pleckstrin homology domain-containing family A member 5-like, giving the protein MAADMRLGDLPPPWRYAVTRDSRIYFINDENMSTSWLHPLTGQPVQTGYRDRNDLPSGWEEAVTPEGAPYFVDHRGKKTTFKHPVTGQTPAGPRDYILMDRSTITDSRSTSTVSFQDEKPKPNSPSNKSPMNVGILGGTLKEPRKDPPSPSGYLMRGWLNKQDHGGLKSWRKRWFVLTNRGLLYYKNEGESNLLGSIVLIGYKVEAISPSADKSKSSQKHAFKLSHPSQRLYIFSAETREDMVKWLKALNAVTTTDTQTNSTPNNVPSPIGKQNSPRGKAEDTDDAGFNQRDRALRPRVVSSSSQEGNMPTSSQLSAPNGYQPNRSPQYQNNRQNSPNYVQYRPKGDRNGHAAPRPVTYHAGMAMTNNVPGSKPSSVDTDSGYHGSERRPVHNSRSDSRLLPYANDPRGPYRTDRARQPPDPRTVQRSESLQRLQQWKSQTLERQGRSRSDLSTVEEVPRANYRNYQQDNGSSSNYSAEHRKGVYPDSYKTLPRHMQTGQLSPKYNASPPSEDSWHISTLPRNNSTGYKSAQDQYYQNYARQQAWQHNTPADPKELKREESMRQLSDWRQRTLSSTTSQGSGPSSGPDQSRNYPEVRRREPTDAMRNSRPVSEHFRFPAETRSVDAVMRTARPVSSFYPTTGVESPPPTRPPLPAAYRHQEYGTDLPDAAPSRNYHTAIQEAPKVSHVAYNHVPETKKEKDDDSYSLGDIDDVFANEVPPSSRPNYKLTSSDLMGKSHEELTLLLIQLKRDQDQLVEEHNDALSKMMAYTRAGASGLHSPHDEEERWKQYEELRRKCEESERKLNASKPMLSLVSNMVKLGDLYNTPDNRHNKQYDQFGRRTNPELSNREQFEFSRQLEEQQVGTANSGLQHSPSDDKLVNIKSMRIRELDGHMQELTARVTVLKEDMENLERTLHSTSKKMAQYRDQPHEKDRYASLQAAIQSEISKKLEAFSGEHGQLTNELRAVHSRLWDDSTSTTASSPSKASEKAAMKNRLQQDLAHVQNMMSGLAQQRDRLEGHVNSIRQQFSAGADGPFVETDLDTGIQHDLRAAEQAEREHQNSAQAREEAQQQRSVPTILVHRPENNAEPNQNSGAFKSSLSVRQLKRESAERRSRDRQHGLDREVVGGEADGTERSRSPPKRSNTLPGRPRGTFLINKNSKRKFFLLWTLFPMIQLLLQLQFAMLKIHDSDKFLVFAVSTINLSAHTHA
- the LOC118413180 gene encoding uncharacterized protein LOC118413180 gives rise to the protein MTARSLKRVSRSSSDVSRLRIPSTSSSEGGRRRKPSAAERLFGGGGGISRSAVDLRTLGQHDQSGRSKTSKGTTSILKKPRKTKPRPDFSAPVEPFHGTTDLEVSPPENSPKIFETDIEPVEFDLDWNRELLPPSKTVLIPERYVSDTESEDSLTPEEQAQRRRKAAKFQKLLSNYSMQDLSKANSEREKKDRAHILSMQAALASQVTRESRKLARSPHLERKTFAVPEDRGTYL